A region of Anolis carolinensis isolate JA03-04 unplaced genomic scaffold, rAnoCar3.1.pri scaffold_7, whole genome shotgun sequence DNA encodes the following proteins:
- the LOC103282359 gene encoding heat shock protein 30C: MLCRLHLSGPSRSPLRSLRTPLRSQILWPRAGSLFENMEREMDAMWDLLTGNWRPTATTTTSTSIRRETKHSSDATAPFAVTQDMTGFDPEELVVKLCGEKIVLTGKKATRTPDGPFRYEVFRREWDVPESVDRERLSCSISSEGKLRIEGPASEPAPRTVPIEVRRAENPAGPEPEPEAGENSRAQG, encoded by the coding sequence ATGCTGTGCCGACTCCACCTCTCCGGTCCCTCTCGGAGTCCTCTCCGGAGTCTCCGGACTCCTCTCCGGAGTCAGATCTTATGGCCGAGAGCCGGCTCACTCTTTGAAAACATGGAACGAGAGATGGACGCGATGTGGGACCTCTTGACCGGCAACTGGAGACCCACGGCTACAACGACGACGAGCACGAGTATCCGACGAGAAACAAAGCACAGTTCGGACGCCACGGCCCCGTTCGCCGTGACCCAAGACATGACCGGGTTCGACCCGGAGGAGTTGGTGGTCAAGCTCTGTGGGGAGAAGATCGTCCTCACCGGGAAGAAGGCCACCCGCACGCCGGACGGGCCGTTCCGCTACGAGGTCTTCCGGAGGGAGTGGGACGTGCCGGAGAGCGTCGACCGCGAGCGCTTGAGCTGCTCCATCTCCAGCGAAGGGAAGCTGCGCATTGAAGGCCCTGCATCAGAACCGGCGCCACGGACCGTCCCGATCGAAGTCCGGCGGGCGGAAAACCCCGCCGGACCGGAACCGGAACCCGAAGCCGGGGAAAACAGCCGGGCACAAGGTTAG